The following is a genomic window from Hymenobacter sp. APR13.
CTGCTCGTTGTTGAAGATCTGCACCACGTTCATGCCCGTCAGGTGCTCCTGCACGAAGGCGTTGAGCCCGGCTACGGCCGTGCGCACCTCCTGAAACGACTTCTTCACCTTCTCCTTGAACACGTAGGTGCTGAACAGCAGCGGCGGAATCACGGAAAGGCTCACCAGCGTCAGGCGCCAGTCGATGTAGAACATGAAGGCCATGATGAACACAATCTGCAGAATGTCGCCGATCATGGCCGCCAGCCCCTCGCTGAACACGTCGGACAGCGTCTCGACGTCGGAGATGTTGCGCGTGACGAGCACACCGATGGGCGTACGGTCGAAGAACTTCAGGCGTAGGTTGAGGATGTGCTTGTAGAGGTCCACACGGATGTCGCGCACGATGTACTGGCCCAGCCAGCCGCCGAAGTAGGTCTGGAGGTAGCTTACGAAGGCGTGCGCCACCAGCAGCACCAGCAAAATACCGAAGCCCCGGTTCAGGCCCACCCAGTCGCTCTGCTCAATGGTTACATCGACCATGCGCTGAATCAGGAAGGGCCGCAGCGTGCCCAGCACGGCTGTGGCCACGGTCAGGAACACCAGCAAATAGAAGATGCGCCGGTAGGGCCGCACGTACACCATCAGCCGACGCAGTACCTGCCAGTCGAAGATGTTGCCGGATTTAGCGGGGGTAGCAGTAGTCGGGTCCAAAGTAGCGGGTGGGGTGAAACGTAGTAACCGGGGCCGGCGGTGGGAAGTTGCACGGCAGTCGGCAGAACGACCTTAGTAGAACGTCAGGAATAGAACGTCATTCCGAACAGAGTGAGGAATCTCGCCAGCGTAGTAACTTATTAGAGCACTAGATAAGCCAGATTCCTCATCGCTGGCTTGATGCGCCACATGTTCGGAATGACAATAGCCTAGGGCGAGATGCTTCGGCTGCGCCTCTGCATGACGTTCATGCGCCGCTGCCTAACGGGCTACCGGCCTACAAAGTACGGCAAACCGGGCGGCACCAGGTCGGCGGGCACCACATCGGGCGTGTATTCCACGCGGCTCAGATAGAGGCCCTGGGCCGGGGCGGCGCCGCTGGCGTCTACGCGGCTCTGAGCCCACAGAATCTGCTGAAACTGGGCGGGCGCAATTTTGCCGCGGCCCACGCTCAGCAGCGTGCCCACTACCAGCCGCACCATGCCCCGCACGAAGCGGTTGGCCCGGATGCGGAACACCAGTCCGCCCGGCATCGGGTGCCAGCCGGCCTCGTACACCACGCAGACGTAGTGGTTTTCGCCGCCTTTCACCTTGGAAAACGCCGTGAAGTCGCGCGAGCCGAGCAGGTGGGCGGCGGCTTCGTTCATGGCGGCCACGTCGAGGTCAAGGTCAAGATAGAGGGCGCGGCCCACGCTGAACGGGTCGGGCACTTGGCGCACGTAGTACTCGTAGGTGCGGGCATCGGCCGAGAAGCGCGCGTGGGCCTGCGGCGGCACCGGATGCAGGGCGTAGGCGGCAATGTCGGGCGGCAGGGCGCGGTTGAGGCGGTAGAGCAGGGTTTTGATGTCCAGCGTTTCTGGCAGCTCGGCCTCGAAGTGCGCTACCTGGTGGCTAGCGTGCACGCCGGTGTCGGTGCGGCCGCTGCCCAGGCAGAACACCGGCTGCCGCAGCACCTGCGACAGGCAGCGGTCCAGCTCCTGCTGCACCGTGAGCGTGTTGGGCTGCACCTGCCAGCCGTGGTAGCGGGTGCCGTCGTAGGCCAGATGAAGGAAGTAGCGCACTGTTTTGGGTGATGAGGGGATGAAGGGATGATGGGGGCCTCACCCCTTCTCCAGAAGAGAGGGGAACTAGCTGCTAATACTCTAAAACCAGAGCCCCGCTCTTTTGGAGAGGGGTTGGGGTGAGGTCCACGGCACAGGCTAAAGCCTACGCTACATTATGCGCCTATGCTACAGTTCACACAACCAGCGCGTAGAGGCGGGAGTCCAGCATCTGGCCGTCTTTCACCACGCTTTTGCGCATCGTGGCTTCCAGCGCAAAGCCGGCCTTTTCCAGCACCCGCGCCGAGGCGGCGTTGGGCTCGAACACTACGGCATACAGCCGGCAGACGTCGAAGTTCGCCAGCACGTAGGCCGCCACGGCCTGCACGGCGGCCGTAGCCAGACCCCCGCCCCCAGTACGGCCGCGCCAGCCAGTAGCCGATTTCGGCCGAGCGGCGGCGCACGTCGCTCTTGAAATGCACCCCAATACTGCCCACTGCCACGCCGTCAACGGCAAACGCCAGGTGCAGGTCGCGCTGGTTGTCGGCCACGGCGGCCAAGAAGTACTCAGCGTCGTGGGTGGTGTAGGGATGCGGAAACGTGTCGCGCAGGTTCTGCCAGATGCTTCGGTCGTTGGCGTAGCCGGCCAGGGCCGGGGCATCGGCCGGCTGCCAGGGCCGCAGGCACGCGCCCGGCTGAGGCAGAGGAAGCGTAGGCGTAAGCAGCAGGTTGGCCATTGAGTTGTTGGTTTCAGTTACTGGTTTCCATACGAACGTCATGCTGAGGCGCAGCCGAAGCATGACGTTCGTATAGAATCCCTCAACCAACAACGAACCTACATCCGCTCGTAAATCACGGAAGCGCCCTGCCCTACCCCTACGCACATGGTTACGAGGCCGTAGCGCACGTTTTCGCGGCGCTGCATTTCGTGCAGCAGCGTGGCCGTGATGCGCGAGCCGGCCGCGCCCAGCGGGTGCCCGATGGCAATGGAGCCGCCGTTTACGTTCACGATGTCCATGTTCAGGTCCAGGTCGCGGACGCAGGCAATGCTTTGGGCGGCGAAGGCCTCGTTGAGCTCAATCAGCCCGATATCCTGCAAAGTCAGGCCGGCGCGCTGCAGTACCTTCTGGGTAGCTGGCACCGGGCCCAGGCCCATGTAGGCCGGGTCGACGCCCGCCACCGCCGACGCTACCACGCGGGCCATCGGTTTGAGGTTGAAGCGCTTGAGGGCGGCCTCGCTCACCACCAGCACGCCCGCGGCGCCGTCGTTGATGCCAGCCGAGTTACCGGCCGTCACGGTGCCATCAATGGGCTGAAACGCCGGCCGGATGGCGGCCAGCTTCTCCATGCTGCTCAGGCGGGGCGGCTCGTCGGTGTCGAACAGCGCGGCGGCTCCTTTGGGGTTGGCCACGAACACCGGCGCAATTTCCTTGCGGAAACGCCCTTTCTCGGCGGCACGGTGGTATTTGCGCTGCGAATCGAAGGCAAACTCGTCCTGCTCGGTGCGCGTGATGCCGTACTTGCGGGCCACGTTTTCCGCCGTTTCGCCCATGGCAAACGGGTGGTGCATCTTGCTCAGCTTGGGGTTCACGAAGCGCCAGCCCAGGGTGGTGTCGTGGGCCGTCAGCTCGCGCCCGAAGGCGGTTTCCGACTTGGCCATCACGAACGGGGCGCGGGTCATGCTTTCGGCCCCGCCGGCCAGGTACACGTCGCCCTCGCCGGCCATGATGGCGCGCGAGGCATCGGTGATGCTCTGCAGGCCGGAGGCGCACAGGCGGTTCACGGTGCAGCCCGGCACCGTGATGGGCAGGCCGGCCAGCAGCGCCGCCATGCGGGCCACGTTGCGGTTGTCTTCGCCAGCCTGGTTGGCGGCGCCGATAATCACGTCTTCTACCGCGCTTTTATCGAGGGAAGGGTTGCGACGCAGCAGCTCGCGCAGAATGTGGGCGGCCAGGTCGTCGGGACGGACGCTGCTCAGGGCGCCTGCGAAACGGGCAATGGGCGTCCGGACGGCGTCAACTATGTAAGCGGTAGGCATTGGTAGGTTCGGATGCAGTTATTCCAGTCGTTGTTGGCTACTTTTGCCGGCCCGTCGGCACTGCCGACGGCCTAAACTGACAAAACACAAAGATGATACAAAGAATCCAAAGCGTATTCCTGCTGCTGCTGGCCCTGTGCATGATAGCCGTGCTGTTTCTGCCCCTCTGGCACAAAGCCGACCCCACCACCGGCCAGGAGTTGACCATGACGGCCCTGGGATTTAGCTACAACAAAACCGGCGCAGGCCTCACGCCGCCCGGCACGGTTTGGGTTATTGCGGCGTTTGCAGCGGCTTCGGCGGCGGTGGCGCTGTTCGAGATTTTCCAGTTCCGCAACCGGTTCTTGCAGCTCAAGCTGGGCATGCTCAACCTGCTGCTGATTCTGTGCACCATCGGGGCTGGCTTCTACTTCTCCACCCTGGGCGAGCAGGCCCTCAACGTGAAGATGCTGGGCTCCTACCAGGCCGGCTTCTACCTGCCCACGCTGGCGCTGCTGCTGAACCTGCTGGCCAACCGCTTCATCCGCCGCGACGAGCAGCTGGTACGCAGTATGGACCGCCTTCGGTAGGCAATTAACGCTGCCGAACTACACAGCAAAAAGGGCTTCCACCTGCGTGGAAGCCCTTTTTGTTGCTCGTTGAGAATCGGTGCCGCTTAACGTGGTGCCTGCTGGGCCAGGTATTCCTGCAGTTCCGTGGCCGAGTGTGAGAACGTAAACCCTTCGTTGAGGCGGTACAGATTCTGGCGGTCTACCACGCGGCTGGAGCCGTATTTGGCCAGCTCCATTCTGGAGTCCTCGAAGCTCAGCTCCTTCATCAGGCGGGTCAGGTCTTCGGCGCGCAGGCCGGTTTCGCTGAGGGCCAGGCGGGCCATGGGCAGCTTGTCTTTATCGAACGACTGGCGGTGCACGGCGGCCACCAGGGCGTCTACGTCCTGCGGCGCCATCACGCGGTTGTAGCTCACGCTGCCGCCGGGGTAGTAGCCGCCGCCGTTGTTGCCGCCGCTGGGGTAGCCATTGCCGTTAGGATAGCCGTTGCTACTGCCGCCGTTGGGGTAGCCGTTGTTGCCATAGCCGCCGGGCTGGCCGGGAGCAGGCTGGTTGCCATAAGCATCGTCGTCGTAGTTCTCATCGGTGCCTTGCTGGCCGTTGCCTTGCGCGCCACTGTAGCCGTAGCCATCGTAGCCGCCGTTGCCGTAACCGCCATTTCCTCCGTTGCCGTAGCCGCCCCGCAGCGGCACGGCGGCCACTTTGCGCAGCTCGGGCCCGCGGCCGGGGCGCGTCAGGAGCACGAAGCTGGTTTCCAGGCCGGGGTCCAGAAACACGCGGGTGCGGTAGCTGACGGAGCGGCCGTAGCCCACCGGAATCATAAACTCGGCCCAGTGCACGCCGGGCGCAACCCGGTTGAGGTGTACCTGGCGCGCGCCGCCGCGCGTGAGGGTGCGGCCATCGAAGCGCAGATTGAAGGGCACGCCGCGCTCCGAGGTGATGTTCATGTTGGCCGGAGCAGCCTGCAGGTGGGCGGCCGTCAGCAGCAGCAGGCTGAGGCAGAAGAGTAGCGCCTTTTTCATGGCAGTAGGTCGTTGGCCGGAAGCAGCCCATCTGCCTCCGTCTATATACCCAAGCCAAGGATTATGCCAACTCGCGGAACTTTGCCAGCCGACAATCAGTTTCCGCGCCCGTTCCTGCTATTGCGGCACAAGCGCACTTAAATTTCTTTCAGACCAGACGTAAAACGACAAAAACGCCCTCGCTCTGTAAGCGAGGGCTTTTTTTGGAGGATCAGCTACCCGTGTTATTCGGCAATTTTCGTCACTCGGAATTCCGTGCGGCGGTTGCGCTGGAACTGGTCTTCAGTTTTGGCGTCCTTCACTTCCGGCCGGCTCTCGCCGTAGCCTTTGGCCGTGATGCGCGCCTTGTCAATGCCCTTTGAGATGATGTAGTCTACGGCCGACTGCGCCCGGCGCTGCGACAGGGCCTGGTTGTAGGCGTCTTTGCCGCGCGAGTCGGTGTGGGAGCTCAGCTCGATGGTGATGGCGGGGTTGTCGTTGAGGGTTTCCACCAGCTTATCCAGCTCCAGCGCCGCATCCGGCCGGATGTCGGCCTTATCGTAGTCGTAGAGAATGTTCTCGACGCGGATGGCTTTATTTTTCACGATTTCCGTGAGCGTCAGCGCCACCGGAATCCGCACTTCGGTCATTTCGTTCACCAGCTGATCCTGGGCAGGCTTGCGCCCCACGGTACTCAGCGGCGCCCGGGCCGTGAAGAAGCCGGGCTGGTCGGCCACCAGCGCGTAGTTGGCCGCTGCCGAGTCCAGCTTCAGGCTGAACTTGCCTTCGGCATCTGCCGTCACGTCTTGGATTTTTTGGCCGTTGCGGCCATACAACGTCACGGTTTCGCCGCTGGCTGGGGCCATGACGCCGGTTTTCTCGTTGCGCGTCATCACCGTGCCATCGGCGTAGAAGGTCACGAGGCGCAGCGGCTTCTGGCGGAACATGTACAAGTCATCCGAGCCCTTGCCACCGGCGCGGTTGGAAGAAAATACGCCCCCATTCTTGCTGGTGAAAAACGGCGCGAAGTCGTCGCCGGCGCTATTGATGGGCGTGCCCAGGTTTTTTGCCTTGCCCTTCTCCAGCATAAAGATATCGAGCTTGCCCAGGCCGGGCTGCCCGTCGGAAGAGAAGTAGAGCGTGCCATCCGGCGCTATGGCCGGGAAGTTGTCGTTGCCGGCGGTGTTCACCTGGTCGCCCAGGTTTTCGGCGGGCGAGAAGCGGCCGTTCGGGCCCAGCGTGGCTTTGTAGATATCGTTGCCACCGAGGCCGCCTTTGCGGCCCGAGGCGAAGTACAGCGTCTGGCCATCGGCACTGAAAGCCGGCGAGAAGTCATCGGCGGTGCGGTCGTTGATGTTGGCCAGTACCGGCTCGCTCCAGGCGCCATTCTTGAAGTAAGCAATCCACAGATCCACGCTCAGTAGGCCTTTTTTGGAGCCGTTGTTGGAGCGGGCAAACACCATCGTTTTGCCGTCGGGCGTGTAGGTGGCGCTGGCTTCGTGCTTGTCTTCGGTGTTGAAGAGGGCCTCCAGCTTGCGCACCGAGCCCCCGGTCATTTTCTCGGCGTCATCAAACTTCACGGCGTACAAGTCGCTGAAGTTCTCGCCGTTGCCCAAGTATTTCTTGCCCTCGCGGCCGGAGGCAAACACCAGCTCCTTGGTGTCCGGCATCAGGGTCGAGCCGAACTCCGAGGAGGGCGTGTTCACCTGGTCCAGCGCCATCACCTCGTTGTTGGAGCGCATCGCCATGATGGTGTTGGCCATCTTGGCATTGCGGGATTCCATCTCGGCGCGGGGCGCCAGCGCGCGGCCGGCGCTGGCCTGGGTGTAGGCGTCGAACTGCTGGGCGGCTTCGTCGAACTTGCCGTTGGCCTTCAGGGCTTGTCCGTAGTAGAACACCACGTCAGGTGCCTTCACACCCCCATCAATCGCCGCCTTATAATAGCTTTCTGCCTGCTCAATGCGGTTAGACAGCCGGTATGCTTCTGCCACCCGATAGTTGGCCGTTGCCACGTTTTTACCCTTCGCAACATCGGCCTTATACAGCTCAATGGCGGTTTCGTACTCGCCCTGAGCAAAGCGCTTATCTGCTTTGCTGGCGCTGCCGGAGGTAGCACACCCGCTCAACAAGGCAGCAGAGCCGGCCGCAGCACAGACCAGTAGTAATTTCTTCATAGGTGGTGAACGATGGAGTGGATAACAAGCTAGCTGTCAAGTCAGCAAACCCGGCCCTAATAATACTAAGTTTGTACAGTATAATAGTCGAAAAACAAAAATTAGGCGACCGTCGAAAAGTACCGGGCCAGCCAGGTCTGGCCCGCCGGCCCCGGAAAAGCTGTGGTCAGTTGCCCTTTCTGCGCTACCGTAGCGTCGAAGTAGGGAGTTTCGGCGGCCAGCTGTCCCGCGGCTACGGCGCCTTTCAGGGCGGTGCGGTCAAGAAGCGTGACGGTGCCGTCCAGCAGGAACGCCATGCGCGACTTTTCCAGTAACTGGAGCCCCAAATGCTGCTCGATGCCCTGCACAAAACGGACCGAGGCATCAATGGAGCAGCCACTGGCATCGGCCACGGCTTCGTCCAGCCCCACTACCAGAAACTGCTGGTGCAGCACGGCTACTGAGGCAGCCAGGGTGCGGCCGTGGCTGGTCCACTCATCGGCAAAACGGCGCAGCGCCGGCTGCAGGTTTTCCAGCTCGGCGGCCGTGAAGGGTCGGTTGGCTTGGTATATCCAGATGCGGGCACTGGCCGGCAGTTGATCGAAAGGAACGTACATAAGACGAAAGACGTGGAAAACCGGGGCCGGACGCCCTGCGGCACCCTCCCCTACTGTTACAAAGAAACAGCCCCGCCCGGAAGTTCCGGCGCGGGGCTGTAATTAGTGCCTAATGTATGGTGCTTAGTGCTTAGGCCGTTTCTCTATCCAGAAGCAAAACAAACTAAGCACCAGGCACTACCAACTAAGCACTATTATGCATTGAGGCCTTCGGCGGAGGCAATCAGCTCGGCCAGGTCGAACACCTGCACGTCGGATTCGCGCTCCTTGTTTTTCACGCCGTCGGCCATCATGGTCATGCAGAACGGGCAGGCCACGGCAATGACGCTGCCGCCGCGGTTGGAGCCGGCGGGCAGCACGGGGGCGGTGCTTTCCACACCCTGCAGGTTCAGCAGCACGTCGGCGTCGCCGTCGAGGGTGGCCAGGGCTTCCTCGGCACGCTCCACGTTCACGTCTTTTTTGCCGGGCTCAGGCTCTTTCCACATCTGGGCACCACCGGCACCGCAGCAGAGGCCGTTGGTTTTGCAGCGCTTCATTTCCAGCAGGTCGGCGTCGAGCACCTCCAGCACCTCGCGGGGCGCTTCGTAGATGTTGTTGGCGCGGCCCAGGTAGCAGGAATCGTGGAAGGTGATGCGGCGGCCCTTGAACGACTCGCCGCCCTTGGCCGTCACCTTGCCCTCGTTGATGAGCTGCTGCAGGAAGGTGCTGTGGTGAATCACCTCAAACTCGCCACCCAACGCGGGGTACTCGTTTTTGATGGTGTTGAAACAGTGCGGGCAAGCCGTTACCACCTTCTTGATGCCGTAGCCGTTGAGGGTGGCAATGTTGGTCATGGCCTGCATCTGAAACAGGAACTCGTTGCCGGCGCGCTTGGCCGGGTCGCCGGTGCAGGATTCCTCCATGCCCAGCACGGCGTAGCTCACGCCCACGTGCTCCAGAATGCGGACGAAGGCGCGGGTCACGCGCTTGTACCGGTCGTCGAAGGCGCCGGCGCAGCCCACCCAGAACAGAATTTCCGGCGACTCGCCCCGGGCAGCCAGGTCGGCCATCAACGGAACAGATACGGGACGCTTGGCAGTTTGCTCAGCCATTATATTGAGGTGGTTAGGGTCGTCATGCAGAGGCGGAGCCGAAGCATCTCGCGTGCTGATGTCTGATTACGATTACAACGTCAGCGCGCGAGCTGTCTGCTCCGCGCGACCCGACGTTCTGCTTACACTAGGCCGTTACCGGCGTTTTTTCCGTCACGAACAGGTCGTCGGCCCAGTTGAACCGGTCGGAGGGCGAGAAGGCCCAGGGCGCGCCGTTGTTTTCGATGTTGCTGAACATCACGTTCAGGGAGTTCGGGGCGGCCGACTCTTCCAGCACCAGGAAGCGGCGCATCTCGATGATGCTTTCCAGGGGGTTGATGTTCACCGGGCAGGCTTCCACGCAGGCATTGCAGGTGGTGCAGGCCCACAGCTCCTCGGGCGTTACGTAGCCGCGCAGCAGGGTGTGGTTTTCCTTGTCGAGCTGCTCCTGGGGGTTATGCTTGGCTTCGGGGCCGTACAGGCTGGGGTGGAAAATCAGCGGCGAGTTGTACTTCTCCTCTACCCGGTCGCGGGTATCCATGATGATTTTGCGGGGCGAGAGAAGCTTGCCGGTGAGGTTGGCCGGGCACACCGAGGTGCAGCGGCCGCACTCGGTGCAGGAGTAGGCGTTGAGCAGGTTGGTCCAGGCCAGATCATCCACATCCTTGGCCCCGAAGGGCGTGGGTGCGGCGGCCGAGCCATCGGGGTTGGTAGCCGGGGCGGGCACCTGGTAGCTGGGGTCCATCATGGCTTTCACCTCGTGGGTGATGCTGTCCACGTTCGAGAACTGCCCCTGCGGCACCAGCCGGGAGTAGAACACGTTCGGGAAGGCCATGATGATGTGGAAGTGCTTGCTGCTGGGCAGGTAGTTCAGAAACAGCAGGATGCCCACAATGTGCGCCCACCAGCCCACGCGCTCCAGCACGGCCAGGGCCGTGAGGTTATCGGGGAACAGGCCCGTGAGCAGGCTGCTGACGGGAAACGCGCCGGGCAAGTCCTTGCCTTCCAGCTGGTGCAGCTTCAGGTCGGCGGCGTTCATCGTGAACAGGGCCGCCATCAGAATTACCTCCACGTAGAGAATCACGTTAGCGTCGAGCTTGGGCCAAGCCCGCAGTTCGGGGCCGGTGAAGCGGCGCACCACGCTGGCGTTGC
Proteins encoded in this region:
- the truA gene encoding tRNA pseudouridine(38-40) synthase TruA, with translation MRYFLHLAYDGTRYHGWQVQPNTLTVQQELDRCLSQVLRQPVFCLGSGRTDTGVHASHQVAHFEAELPETLDIKTLLYRLNRALPPDIAAYALHPVPPQAHARFSADARTYEYYVRQVPDPFSVGRALYLDLDLDVAAMNEAAAHLLGSRDFTAFSKVKGGENHYVCVVYEAGWHPMPGGLVFRIRANRFVRGMVRLVVGTLLSVGRGKIAPAQFQQILWAQSRVDASGAAPAQGLYLSRVEYTPDVVPADLVPPGLPYFVGR
- a CDS encoding GNAT family N-acetyltransferase; its protein translation is MPLTAWQWAVLGCISRATCAAARPKSATGWRGRTGGGGLATAAVQAVAAYVLANFDVCRLYAVVFEPNAASARVLEKAGFALEATMRKSVVKDGQMLDSRLYALVV
- a CDS encoding thiolase family protein, which produces MPTAYIVDAVRTPIARFAGALSSVRPDDLAAHILRELLRRNPSLDKSAVEDVIIGAANQAGEDNRNVARMAALLAGLPITVPGCTVNRLCASGLQSITDASRAIMAGEGDVYLAGGAESMTRAPFVMAKSETAFGRELTAHDTTLGWRFVNPKLSKMHHPFAMGETAENVARKYGITRTEQDEFAFDSQRKYHRAAEKGRFRKEIAPVFVANPKGAAALFDTDEPPRLSSMEKLAAIRPAFQPIDGTVTAGNSAGINDGAAGVLVVSEAALKRFNLKPMARVVASAVAGVDPAYMGLGPVPATQKVLQRAGLTLQDIGLIELNEAFAAQSIACVRDLDLNMDIVNVNGGSIAIGHPLGAAGSRITATLLHEMQRRENVRYGLVTMCVGVGQGASVIYERM
- a CDS encoding DUF4293 domain-containing protein, translated to MIQRIQSVFLLLLALCMIAVLFLPLWHKADPTTGQELTMTALGFSYNKTGAGLTPPGTVWVIAAFAAASAAVALFEIFQFRNRFLQLKLGMLNLLLILCTIGAGFYFSTLGEQALNVKMLGSYQAGFYLPTLALLLNLLANRFIRRDEQLVRSMDRLR
- a CDS encoding DUF4476 domain-containing protein, which produces MKKALLFCLSLLLLTAAHLQAAPANMNITSERGVPFNLRFDGRTLTRGGARQVHLNRVAPGVHWAEFMIPVGYGRSVSYRTRVFLDPGLETSFVLLTRPGRGPELRKVAAVPLRGGYGNGGNGGYGNGGYDGYGYSGAQGNGQQGTDENYDDDAYGNQPAPGQPGGYGNNGYPNGGSSNGYPNGNGYPSGGNNGGGYYPGGSVSYNRVMAPQDVDALVAAVHRQSFDKDKLPMARLALSETGLRAEDLTRLMKELSFEDSRMELAKYGSSRVVDRQNLYRLNEGFTFSHSATELQEYLAQQAPR
- a CDS encoding OmpA family protein, yielding MKKLLLVCAAAGSAALLSGCATSGSASKADKRFAQGEYETAIELYKADVAKGKNVATANYRVAEAYRLSNRIEQAESYYKAAIDGGVKAPDVVFYYGQALKANGKFDEAAQQFDAYTQASAGRALAPRAEMESRNAKMANTIMAMRSNNEVMALDQVNTPSSEFGSTLMPDTKELVFASGREGKKYLGNGENFSDLYAVKFDDAEKMTGGSVRKLEALFNTEDKHEASATYTPDGKTMVFARSNNGSKKGLLSVDLWIAYFKNGAWSEPVLANINDRTADDFSPAFSADGQTLYFASGRKGGLGGNDIYKATLGPNGRFSPAENLGDQVNTAGNDNFPAIAPDGTLYFSSDGQPGLGKLDIFMLEKGKAKNLGTPINSAGDDFAPFFTSKNGGVFSSNRAGGKGSDDLYMFRQKPLRLVTFYADGTVMTRNEKTGVMAPASGETVTLYGRNGQKIQDVTADAEGKFSLKLDSAAANYALVADQPGFFTARAPLSTVGRKPAQDQLVNEMTEVRIPVALTLTEIVKNKAIRVENILYDYDKADIRPDAALELDKLVETLNDNPAITIELSSHTDSRGKDAYNQALSQRRAQSAVDYIISKGIDKARITAKGYGESRPEVKDAKTEDQFQRNRRTEFRVTKIAE
- a CDS encoding (Fe-S)-binding protein; its protein translation is MAEQTAKRPVSVPLMADLAARGESPEILFWVGCAGAFDDRYKRVTRAFVRILEHVGVSYAVLGMEESCTGDPAKRAGNEFLFQMQAMTNIATLNGYGIKKVVTACPHCFNTIKNEYPALGGEFEVIHHSTFLQQLINEGKVTAKGGESFKGRRITFHDSCYLGRANNIYEAPREVLEVLDADLLEMKRCKTNGLCCGAGGAQMWKEPEPGKKDVNVERAEEALATLDGDADVLLNLQGVESTAPVLPAGSNRGGSVIAVACPFCMTMMADGVKNKERESDVQVFDLAELIASAEGLNA
- a CDS encoding 4Fe-4S dicluster domain-containing protein; this encodes MHFSIQNLLFLLVAVAGFGLFAWQARKIRANILVGRDRDMSGHVNERLWKTLLVAFGQQKMFKRLTPAILHLIVYVGFIVINIEVIEIMVDGLFGTHRFLQFLGPLYDALTATNEVLGALVVLAVVAFWWRRNASVVRRFTGPELRAWPKLDANVILYVEVILMAALFTMNAADLKLHQLEGKDLPGAFPVSSLLTGLFPDNLTALAVLERVGWWAHIVGILLFLNYLPSSKHFHIIMAFPNVFYSRLVPQGQFSNVDSITHEVKAMMDPSYQVPAPATNPDGSAAAPTPFGAKDVDDLAWTNLLNAYSCTECGRCTSVCPANLTGKLLSPRKIIMDTRDRVEEKYNSPLIFHPSLYGPEAKHNPQEQLDKENHTLLRGYVTPEELWACTTCNACVEACPVNINPLESIIEMRRFLVLEESAAPNSLNVMFSNIENNGAPWAFSPSDRFNWADDLFVTEKTPVTA